The following are encoded in a window of Artemia franciscana chromosome 5, ASM3288406v1, whole genome shotgun sequence genomic DNA:
- the LOC136027190 gene encoding ubiA prenyltransferase domain-containing protein 1 homolog isoform X1: MDQQPTLGLGRHFNPLLLLYMQGMREMDLISKHLHFSHYVKLSSYVESLRPWSFSASLIPVLLGIAIAYKSTGAFSIVALLLTGLCAISVHGAGNIVNTYFDYIKGIDSKKSDDRTLVDQILSIDEIVALGAFLYGCGCIGFVLLTALSPAKVVHLALVYFGGLSSSFLYTGGIGLKYIALGDVLILIIFGPVTVLFSYLAQVGQIELATIYYAIPLALNTEAILHSNNTRDVKTDSKAGIVTLAILIGPGASILLFALLLFIPYIIFMVVSVHTCRWFLLPVLTMPYAFKLEREFRQVSMQDIPQKTAKLNFIFGILYVLAILMSDKSVLPFL; the protein is encoded by the coding sequence gcaTGCGTGAAATGGATTTGATATCAAAACACTTGCATTTTAGCCATTACGTAAAACTTTCGTCATATGTGGAATCTCTTCGACCATGGTCCTTCAGTGCCTCCCTTATACCAGTTCTTCTAGGAATTGCAATAGCATACAAAAGTACTGGAGCATTTAGTATCGTAGCTCTATTGCTAACAGGTCTTTGTGCTATATCAGTTCACGGAGCGGGAAACATAGTAAACACATATTTTGACTATATTAAAGGAATTGATAGCAAAAAGAGTGATGACAGAACATTGGTAGATCAAATACTATCAATCGATGAAATTGTAGCCCTTGGGGCTTTCCTATATGGGTGTGGCTGCATCGGATTCGTCCTTCTTACAGCTTTGTCCCCAGCTAAGGTGGTTCATTTGGCTTTAGTATATTTTGGAGGTTTATCAAGTTCCTTCTTATATACAGGCGGTATAGGACTCAAATACATAGCGCTTGGGGATGTACTCATACTTATCATATTTGGACCCGTGACagtcttattttcatatttggCACAAGTAGGTCAAATAGAGCTTGCCACCATTTATTATGCCATACCACTGGCTTTAAATACCGAAGCAATACTACATAGTAACAACACGAGAGATGTCAAGACTGATTCAAAAGCAGGTATAGTCACTTTGGCTATATTAATTGGTCCTGGTGCTTCGATCCTTCTATTTGCTCTGCTATTATTTATTCCCTATATTATATTTATGGTTGTGAGTGTGCATACGTGTCGTTGGTTCTTGCTACCTGTGCTTACAATGCCATATGCTTTCAAATTAGAACGCGAGTTCCGTCAAGTGAGTATGCAAGATATACCTCAGAAAacagcaaaattaaattttattttcggaATTTTGTATGTCTTAGCCATTCTCATGTCTGATAAGTCTGTACTACCCTTTTTGTga
- the LOC136027190 gene encoding ubiA prenyltransferase domain-containing protein 1 homolog isoform X2, with translation MREMDLISKHLHFSHYVKLSSYVESLRPWSFSASLIPVLLGIAIAYKSTGAFSIVALLLTGLCAISVHGAGNIVNTYFDYIKGIDSKKSDDRTLVDQILSIDEIVALGAFLYGCGCIGFVLLTALSPAKVVHLALVYFGGLSSSFLYTGGIGLKYIALGDVLILIIFGPVTVLFSYLAQVGQIELATIYYAIPLALNTEAILHSNNTRDVKTDSKAGIVTLAILIGPGASILLFALLLFIPYIIFMVVSVHTCRWFLLPVLTMPYAFKLEREFRQVSMQDIPQKTAKLNFIFGILYVLAILMSDKSVLPFL, from the coding sequence aTGCGTGAAATGGATTTGATATCAAAACACTTGCATTTTAGCCATTACGTAAAACTTTCGTCATATGTGGAATCTCTTCGACCATGGTCCTTCAGTGCCTCCCTTATACCAGTTCTTCTAGGAATTGCAATAGCATACAAAAGTACTGGAGCATTTAGTATCGTAGCTCTATTGCTAACAGGTCTTTGTGCTATATCAGTTCACGGAGCGGGAAACATAGTAAACACATATTTTGACTATATTAAAGGAATTGATAGCAAAAAGAGTGATGACAGAACATTGGTAGATCAAATACTATCAATCGATGAAATTGTAGCCCTTGGGGCTTTCCTATATGGGTGTGGCTGCATCGGATTCGTCCTTCTTACAGCTTTGTCCCCAGCTAAGGTGGTTCATTTGGCTTTAGTATATTTTGGAGGTTTATCAAGTTCCTTCTTATATACAGGCGGTATAGGACTCAAATACATAGCGCTTGGGGATGTACTCATACTTATCATATTTGGACCCGTGACagtcttattttcatatttggCACAAGTAGGTCAAATAGAGCTTGCCACCATTTATTATGCCATACCACTGGCTTTAAATACCGAAGCAATACTACATAGTAACAACACGAGAGATGTCAAGACTGATTCAAAAGCAGGTATAGTCACTTTGGCTATATTAATTGGTCCTGGTGCTTCGATCCTTCTATTTGCTCTGCTATTATTTATTCCCTATATTATATTTATGGTTGTGAGTGTGCATACGTGTCGTTGGTTCTTGCTACCTGTGCTTACAATGCCATATGCTTTCAAATTAGAACGCGAGTTCCGTCAAGTGAGTATGCAAGATATACCTCAGAAAacagcaaaattaaattttattttcggaATTTTGTATGTCTTAGCCATTCTCATGTCTGATAAGTCTGTACTACCCTTTTTGTga